One genomic region from Sphingobacterium sp. UGAL515B_05 encodes:
- a CDS encoding carbohydrate kinase, which produces MKNGDKSIQGICFGEVLWDNLPTGKKLGGAPLNVAYHLNKLGVTTRMLTRTGRDDNGYELRNVCEDLGIPTDFFQYDDVLPTSTVEVSIDAKRDVHYDIVYPVAWDRIAVDNVVLEAVAAVDFLVYGSLACRDEVSFQSLLLLLEKARFRVMDVNLRTPYFGPEKIHTLLGYADFVKMNAEELHVISDWNGATDAYTDQQRVDLIMERFAIQEAIVTYGADGAVYHFKKDNISYHFPALKVQVEDTIGSGDSFLAAFLTKRFQMQEGVQLEEVLEFAATLSGFVTQSRGACPEYNDAVINRFQWLHPIFNGAQKQQ; this is translated from the coding sequence ATGAAAAACGGAGATAAATCAATACAGGGTATTTGTTTTGGCGAAGTTCTTTGGGACAATCTTCCTACAGGTAAAAAATTAGGCGGTGCGCCTTTGAATGTGGCTTATCACCTCAATAAATTGGGGGTTACAACGCGTATGCTAACGCGTACAGGGCGTGACGATAATGGTTACGAACTGCGTAATGTATGTGAAGATCTGGGTATCCCGACCGATTTCTTCCAGTACGATGACGTGTTACCAACTTCAACAGTAGAGGTTTCGATCGATGCAAAACGCGACGTGCATTACGATATCGTTTATCCTGTAGCTTGGGATAGAATAGCGGTGGACAATGTTGTTCTTGAGGCAGTTGCAGCGGTGGATTTTTTGGTGTATGGCAGTCTGGCCTGTCGGGATGAAGTAAGTTTTCAAAGCTTGCTATTATTGCTGGAAAAAGCCCGCTTCCGGGTGATGGATGTCAACCTGCGTACACCTTATTTTGGTCCGGAAAAAATACATACACTGTTGGGATACGCTGATTTTGTGAAAATGAATGCCGAGGAACTGCATGTTATTTCAGACTGGAATGGCGCGACGGATGCCTATACCGATCAGCAGCGTGTAGACCTGATCATGGAGCGTTTTGCAATTCAGGAGGCAATTGTAACCTATGGTGCAGATGGAGCGGTATATCATTTTAAAAAAGACAATATCAGTTATCATTTTCCAGCCTTGAAAGTTCAGGTAGAAGATACCATCGGAAGTGGTGATTCTTTTTTGGCGGCTTTCCTGACCAAAAGGTTTCAGATGCAGGAAGGTGTTCAGCTGGAGGAAGTACTGGAATTTGCGGCCACATTAAGTGGATTTGTGACACAGAGCCGGGGGGCTTGTCCTGAATATAACGATGCGGTCATCAATCGATTCCAATGGTTGCATCCGATCTTCAATGGAGCTCAGAAGCAACAGTAG
- a CDS encoding sugar porter family MFS transporter — MNKNTVLAWSFVVALGGFLFGFDTAVISGAEKAVQEHWHLSEFQHGLTMAIALIGTVVGAALGALPSDKLGRKNTLFAVAALYFISAIGSALANDWTIFILFRFLGGIGVGVSSVTAPIYISEISPAASRGKLVGLFQFNVVLGILIAYLSNYFIGQVGEESWRWMLGVQCFPSLLFFCLIFLIPESPRWLLLHRGNLAEATRIMKKINSDGYELEISKIQESKNNSTGEGKLFVRENAKPILLAFCFALFNQVSGINAIIYYAPRVFEMAGLGSQSSLLSTVGIGVVNFIFTLLAINFIDKVGRRKLMLVGSIGLIVSLALVSHAFYTNQTTGFAITIYLMSFIAFFAFSQGAVIWVFISEIFPNDVRAKGQTFGSLTHWVMAAIITFCFPALTEMLGGGGTFLIFALFMVLQLVYVLKFMPETKGKSLEDLGHTINLH, encoded by the coding sequence ATGAACAAAAACACGGTATTAGCTTGGTCCTTTGTAGTGGCTTTAGGCGGATTTTTATTTGGATTTGATACAGCGGTTATTTCGGGAGCAGAAAAGGCCGTTCAGGAGCACTGGCATTTGAGTGAGTTTCAGCATGGACTGACAATGGCCATCGCCTTGATAGGGACAGTTGTCGGCGCAGCATTAGGTGCACTGCCTTCGGATAAACTAGGCCGTAAAAATACCTTATTTGCTGTTGCAGCCCTTTACTTTATTTCAGCGATTGGTAGTGCACTGGCGAATGACTGGACGATATTTATTTTATTCCGCTTTTTGGGTGGCATAGGAGTTGGCGTCTCTTCGGTAACGGCACCAATCTATATATCAGAAATCTCCCCGGCAGCATCGCGGGGTAAGTTGGTAGGGCTTTTTCAATTCAACGTTGTATTAGGTATTTTGATTGCCTATTTGTCCAACTATTTTATCGGTCAGGTTGGCGAAGAGTCCTGGCGCTGGATGCTGGGGGTGCAGTGCTTCCCGTCGTTGTTATTCTTCTGTTTGATCTTCCTCATCCCGGAAAGTCCGAGATGGTTGCTGCTGCACAGGGGGAATTTGGCCGAGGCAACACGGATTATGAAAAAAATTAATTCAGATGGTTACGAGCTGGAGATTTCAAAAATTCAGGAGTCCAAAAACAATTCCACAGGAGAAGGCAAACTCTTCGTTCGCGAAAATGCCAAACCTATTTTATTGGCCTTTTGTTTTGCGCTGTTCAATCAAGTTTCGGGTATCAACGCGATTATATATTATGCGCCCCGCGTATTTGAAATGGCTGGTTTGGGCTCACAGAGTTCATTGCTTTCGACAGTAGGTATAGGGGTTGTCAATTTTATTTTTACGTTGTTGGCGATCAATTTCATCGATAAGGTGGGCAGAAGAAAATTAATGTTGGTGGGCTCGATCGGGCTGATTGTTTCATTGGCACTCGTTTCCCATGCTTTTTATACCAACCAAACGACGGGTTTTGCGATCACAATCTATCTGATGAGTTTCATTGCCTTTTTCGCATTCTCGCAAGGTGCGGTGATTTGGGTGTTTATTTCGGAAATTTTTCCGAACGACGTACGTGCCAAAGGGCAGACATTTGGTAGCTTGACACATTGGGTGATGGCGGCGATTATCACTTTTTGCTTTCCAGCCTTGACGGAAATGCTCGGCGGCGGCGGTACCTTCTTGATCTTTGCTCTATTTATGGTGCTGCAGCTTGTTTATGTGCTTAAGTTTATGCCGGAGACAAAAGGGAAATCATTGGAAGATCTTGGGCATACCATCAATCTACATTAG
- a CDS encoding substrate-binding domain-containing protein has product MGKYFIFSGILTLLLFCGCQPMVRKKKQVIAFSQCIGNDAWRQTMLEEMKRELSFNPDIDFLYRDAHGDNNVQINQIRELVKQDIDLLIVSPNEAEPLTPIVDSVFQRNIPVIVTDRKTSSGQYNAYVGADNLAIGKLAGQYSRTILQGKGSVGLVTGLSGTSASIEREKGFMQQIGDATAVRVSGVIHGGWEKNKAYLEMRKHINVMSQSDIIFTFNDQMAMGVKKALDEAQIKKDIKIIGVDALPGPGNGLEQIIQGKMFASILYPTGGAEAIRTALAIINHQNYRRENILATSVIDKTNAELLALQSDKIKQQQLDIDKRQEFITEQNKIYQSQKSVLNVLVVSLVLAVVFGGISIIVIRSNWEKNKHLEIQNSEILAQQKQIVEMNSQIQQAAEIKNNFFTNISHEFKTPLTLIIAPIEDLELRKDLTEEVREQLSRIKRNAKKLQRLVSDLIDIHRISKSKIKLHAAIVYIDPFIQQVIGSFKPLFKKNRISVSYVNKTSLKEVWMDEYLMEQVLSNLLSNAIKHTAASGRIEIILEENNFKDYFYLRVLDNGLGIAPSDIEHIFDPFYQGASSRNGSGIGLAYTKQIIELHHGQITVSSKPGHGSIFTLRMPIGNSHYEPAELADFDKGEKPLFQQDDIVDATRKMVDNNLSFRSNRSKSIMVVEDNDEIRDYLRSLLERDYNLFLAKDVQQANGMLKTHFPDLVITDIMLPDGSGLDILKDIKAFYQTAHIPVILLSALANEDTMLEGSKLMADDYITKPFNAELLRTRISNILQSRHQLKEKYSSNVEQFDSAQAEQVNDNDRRFLNNFSAIVESKLSDPRLSVDGIANELHLSRVQLYRKVKQLLDCSVNDYIIERRLKKAKSLMAEGLNINEIFSSVGFSSASYFASAFKKKYGQSPSTYKKELDKK; this is encoded by the coding sequence ATGGGAAAATATTTCATTTTTAGTGGCATATTGACCTTGCTTCTTTTTTGTGGATGTCAACCAATGGTCCGAAAGAAAAAGCAGGTGATCGCTTTTTCGCAGTGTATCGGAAACGATGCCTGGCGACAAACGATGCTCGAGGAAATGAAAAGGGAACTTTCCTTCAATCCTGATATTGACTTTCTTTATCGCGACGCACATGGCGACAATAATGTACAGATCAATCAAATTCGCGAATTAGTCAAACAGGATATCGATCTTCTGATTGTATCCCCAAATGAGGCCGAGCCACTCACGCCAATTGTGGATTCTGTATTCCAACGCAATATACCTGTCATCGTAACAGACCGTAAGACGTCATCCGGCCAATATAATGCTTATGTGGGCGCCGACAATCTCGCCATCGGGAAACTGGCCGGTCAATATAGCCGCACGATTTTGCAAGGAAAGGGTTCGGTCGGATTAGTCACAGGGCTATCGGGCACTTCGGCTTCAATAGAGCGTGAAAAAGGCTTTATGCAGCAAATTGGAGATGCCACAGCGGTTCGGGTGAGCGGCGTCATTCACGGCGGCTGGGAGAAAAATAAAGCCTATCTGGAAATGCGTAAGCATATAAACGTCATGAGCCAGAGTGATATCATCTTTACATTCAATGATCAGATGGCCATGGGGGTAAAAAAAGCATTGGACGAAGCCCAGATCAAAAAGGATATTAAGATAATTGGTGTTGATGCTCTTCCTGGTCCCGGAAATGGCCTTGAACAGATCATACAGGGCAAAATGTTTGCTTCCATACTCTATCCCACTGGCGGGGCCGAAGCCATTCGAACGGCCTTGGCTATCATCAACCACCAAAACTACCGCCGCGAGAATATCCTCGCAACCTCAGTCATCGATAAAACCAACGCGGAGTTGCTTGCCCTGCAGTCGGATAAAATAAAACAACAGCAGCTCGATATTGACAAAAGACAGGAGTTCATTACAGAACAGAATAAGATTTACCAAAGCCAAAAGTCCGTTCTTAATGTATTGGTCGTTAGCTTGGTGCTAGCTGTTGTCTTTGGGGGAATTTCTATTATCGTGATCAGGAGCAACTGGGAAAAGAACAAACATCTGGAAATCCAGAATAGCGAGATTCTTGCGCAACAAAAACAGATCGTCGAAATGAACAGTCAAATTCAGCAAGCGGCAGAAATCAAAAATAATTTCTTCACCAATATCTCGCATGAATTTAAAACCCCGCTAACCCTTATCATCGCGCCTATCGAGGACCTTGAATTACGAAAAGATCTTACCGAAGAGGTCAGAGAACAGCTGTCACGCATCAAACGGAATGCAAAAAAACTACAACGTTTGGTCAGCGACCTCATTGATATCCATCGCATCAGTAAATCGAAGATTAAGCTACATGCGGCCATCGTTTACATTGACCCATTTATTCAGCAGGTAATAGGTAGTTTCAAGCCCTTATTTAAGAAAAACAGGATCTCCGTCAGTTATGTCAACAAAACAAGCTTGAAAGAGGTTTGGATGGACGAATACCTGATGGAACAGGTCTTATCCAATTTATTGTCCAACGCGATCAAACATACGGCGGCAAGTGGCAGAATTGAAATTATATTGGAAGAAAACAATTTCAAAGACTATTTCTATCTACGGGTTTTGGATAATGGCCTGGGGATTGCCCCAAGTGATATTGAGCACATTTTTGATCCATTTTATCAGGGCGCCAGTAGCCGTAATGGCTCCGGAATCGGCCTCGCCTACACCAAACAGATCATCGAACTGCATCATGGCCAAATCACTGTGAGTAGCAAACCCGGCCATGGGTCGATATTCACCCTACGTATGCCAATTGGAAATAGTCACTACGAGCCTGCTGAACTGGCCGATTTCGACAAGGGAGAAAAACCGCTGTTTCAACAAGACGACATAGTGGACGCCACACGAAAGATGGTAGACAACAATCTTTCTTTTCGATCCAACAGATCAAAAAGTATTATGGTCGTTGAAGATAATGATGAGATCAGAGATTATCTCCGCTCCCTCTTAGAAAGGGATTACAATCTTTTCCTGGCAAAAGATGTGCAACAAGCCAATGGAATGTTGAAGACACATTTTCCAGATCTAGTCATTACGGATATTATGCTTCCCGATGGTAGCGGTCTGGATATTCTAAAGGACATCAAAGCATTTTATCAGACCGCACATATTCCCGTCATCTTACTGAGTGCGCTCGCCAACGAAGATACGATGCTCGAAGGAAGTAAATTGATGGCTGATGACTACATTACTAAGCCATTCAACGCCGAATTACTGCGGACACGGATTTCAAACATCCTACAGTCACGCCATCAGCTTAAAGAAAAATACAGCAGCAATGTGGAACAGTTTGATAGCGCTCAAGCGGAGCAGGTCAATGATAACGATAGACGTTTTCTGAACAATTTCTCAGCGATTGTCGAATCCAAATTATCAGACCCGCGATTGAGTGTCGATGGCATTGCCAACGAGCTTCATCTCTCCCGCGTGCAGCTCTACCGTAAAGTCAAACAGTTACTTGACTGCAGCGTCAATGATTACATTATCGAGCGAAGATTAAAGAAAGCCAAAAGCCTCATGGCTGAAGGACTAAACATCAACGAAATATTTAGCAGTGTCGGTTTTTCCTCAGCATCCTATTTCGCTTCCGCCTTTAAAAAGAAATATGGCCAGTCCCCAAGTACTTATAAAAAAGAACTTGACAAAAAATAG
- a CDS encoding glycoside hydrolase family 71/99-like protein — protein sequence MIAKTLKFHLLGIYLLFSVGLLFAQKQYDSYRGLVMAGYQGWFNSPTDGADRGWYHYRGKNGFQPGSTNIDFWPDVSTYQITYDSPFMTKDGKPAKLYSAHDYSSVNLHFKWMQQYGIDGVFMQRFVGEIANPSGRNHFNTVLTSAIRSANEFDRAICVMYDLSGIKDGDDKILMDDVAALEKEWNLKKRDRAKTYLFHHGKPLIAVWGIGFNDGRKYNLKTAERIVNYLKQNGYSVLLGVPTYWRELRQDTESDPFLHELIKKSDIIMPWFVGRYNQAGFDQFKSLIKDDMDWCKQHQIDYAPLCFPGFSWTNMTGSSRAFVPRDSGNFLWKQLQYNLSIGAQMLYIAMFDEVDEGTAIFKTLHQKDVPLNGTGSFVGIEDNLPNDHYLWLTGQASKYLKTKTAAPVKQPKRN from the coding sequence ATGATAGCTAAAACGCTCAAATTCCATCTTCTTGGCATCTACCTGCTTTTTTCGGTAGGCTTACTATTCGCACAAAAACAATACGATTCCTATCGCGGCCTCGTTATGGCCGGCTACCAAGGCTGGTTCAATAGTCCTACTGATGGTGCAGACCGCGGATGGTACCATTACCGTGGTAAAAACGGATTCCAACCCGGTTCTACAAATATCGATTTTTGGCCAGACGTCAGCACCTATCAAATAACCTATGACAGTCCTTTTATGACAAAAGATGGAAAGCCCGCTAAACTCTATAGCGCACATGACTATTCTTCGGTAAACCTTCATTTTAAATGGATGCAACAATACGGAATCGATGGTGTATTTATGCAACGATTCGTGGGTGAGATTGCTAACCCCAGTGGTCGCAACCACTTCAACACAGTGTTGACTTCGGCTATTCGTTCAGCCAATGAATTTGATCGCGCCATCTGCGTCATGTACGACCTTAGCGGAATTAAAGATGGTGACGACAAAATCCTAATGGACGATGTAGCCGCCCTTGAAAAAGAATGGAACCTCAAAAAGCGTGATCGCGCCAAAACCTATCTTTTTCATCATGGCAAACCACTGATTGCCGTTTGGGGTATCGGATTTAACGACGGTCGCAAATATAATCTCAAAACAGCCGAACGGATTGTCAATTACCTCAAACAAAACGGCTATAGCGTGCTTCTTGGCGTACCGACTTATTGGCGTGAATTGCGTCAGGATACCGAATCCGATCCATTTTTGCATGAACTCATCAAAAAATCAGATATCATTATGCCTTGGTTTGTTGGTCGATATAATCAGGCCGGATTCGATCAGTTCAAATCCCTGATCAAAGATGATATGGACTGGTGCAAACAACATCAAATCGATTATGCTCCACTTTGCTTCCCGGGATTCTCCTGGACGAACATGACCGGTAGCTCCCGTGCTTTTGTCCCACGTGATTCCGGAAATTTCCTGTGGAAACAATTACAGTATAACCTTTCTATTGGTGCTCAAATGCTCTACATCGCCATGTTTGATGAAGTCGATGAAGGTACCGCCATATTCAAGACACTGCATCAAAAAGATGTCCCACTTAATGGAACAGGCTCATTTGTCGGTATTGAAGATAATCTTCCAAATGATCATTATCTTTGGTTAACCGGACAGGCAAGCAAATACCTAAAAACCAAAACCGCAGCCCCCGTAAAACAACCAAAAAGAAACTAA
- a CDS encoding glycoside hydrolase family 95 protein, translating into MKIKTFLYCALLLMGNTTIKAQQSTKIIDAPASQRQHKITQFWTDRTQIQSAASLSAGPLTLSYARPAGVWEEALPLGNGQLGAMVFGGVADERVQLNESTLWAGHPQDPNNPKGKMYLPRIQQLLFEGKNKEAIDLADTTLMGLPKNIKPYQSLGELWFDMPHLKAEQYMRSLDLERALQQTSYVYNGVKFFRESFISAPANAMVMHYTANKKQALDLNFTWKRTQDFSCTADPTDPTQLLLQGQIGQSAHAHERGTKFAAIAKVILKGGKLINADGRIAITGADEITIIVTAATDYPGLKHIAYPQTPVDIDPLASCRKVISSLNKQHYQQLKQAHIEDYQQYFNRVKLNLPDPEQDKLAKLPTDSLIRLTKELQKVPNTLVNKFFQFGRYLLISSSRPGHMPANLQGLWAWQMDPPWNADFHTNINLQMNYWPAEVTNLSELHKPLFDLTKALIPFGERTASKLYGAKGWVVHHLTDAWGYTAPADGVQGIWPMGSAWMAQHPWEHYNYTGDREFLKVQAYPIMKGAAEFILDFMVKIPQGKSFAGYWTTNPSHSPENSFILPSGEVSSFTYGATMDTQIIRDLLQNCVEATKLLDCDPDFRQRCQAALTKLIPTQISKETGRIMEWIEDYKETEVNHRHTSHLFGLHPSNQISIVNTPELAEAAKKTLLSRGDHGTGWSLAWKINMWNRLHDGEHAYRLLYNLISDKTLPNLFDNHPPFQIDGNFGATAAIAEMLLQSQVRDKNNNYLIELLPALSHNMDQGSVTGLKARGNRTVNIQWENGKLKKAEILPSSNGPVCISYAGKQIERNGTKGTAVLITPDMFQ; encoded by the coding sequence ATGAAAATAAAAACGTTCCTATACTGCGCACTGCTACTGATGGGCAACACTACAATTAAGGCACAGCAGTCCACTAAAATAATAGATGCCCCAGCTAGTCAGCGGCAACATAAGATCACGCAATTCTGGACAGACCGCACACAGATTCAATCGGCTGCAAGTCTCTCCGCAGGCCCTTTAACGTTATCCTATGCACGTCCCGCAGGAGTTTGGGAGGAAGCTCTACCGCTCGGTAACGGTCAGCTCGGTGCCATGGTTTTTGGTGGTGTCGCCGATGAACGCGTCCAACTGAACGAAAGTACACTTTGGGCCGGTCATCCGCAGGATCCCAATAATCCCAAGGGGAAAATGTATCTGCCCCGGATACAACAACTTCTTTTTGAAGGTAAAAATAAAGAAGCAATCGACCTTGCAGACACAACGTTGATGGGCTTACCCAAAAACATCAAACCCTATCAGTCGCTTGGCGAACTATGGTTTGATATGCCCCATCTTAAAGCTGAACAGTATATGCGCTCGCTTGATCTTGAGCGTGCATTGCAACAAACAAGCTACGTGTATAATGGTGTCAAGTTCTTTCGCGAGTCATTCATTTCAGCTCCTGCCAACGCGATGGTCATGCATTATACAGCAAACAAGAAACAGGCACTCGATTTAAACTTCACCTGGAAAAGAACCCAGGATTTCAGTTGCACCGCTGATCCGACAGATCCTACGCAATTGCTACTTCAGGGGCAGATTGGCCAATCTGCTCATGCCCATGAGCGCGGAACAAAGTTTGCCGCAATTGCAAAAGTAATCCTTAAAGGCGGTAAACTTATCAATGCAGACGGCCGCATAGCGATTACCGGAGCAGATGAGATTACCATCATCGTCACCGCTGCTACTGATTATCCCGGATTGAAGCATATCGCCTATCCACAAACCCCGGTGGATATTGATCCACTTGCAAGCTGCCGCAAGGTAATCAGTAGCCTGAACAAACAGCATTATCAACAGTTAAAACAAGCTCATATAGAAGATTATCAACAGTATTTTAATCGGGTCAAGTTGAATCTTCCAGATCCAGAACAAGATAAACTCGCAAAACTACCCACTGATTCACTCATTCGGCTGACAAAAGAATTGCAAAAGGTACCTAATACTTTAGTCAACAAATTCTTTCAGTTTGGTCGTTACCTTTTAATCAGCAGTTCACGTCCAGGACATATGCCGGCAAATTTGCAGGGCTTATGGGCTTGGCAGATGGATCCACCTTGGAATGCTGATTTTCATACCAATATTAATTTGCAAATGAACTATTGGCCCGCTGAGGTAACCAATCTTTCTGAATTGCATAAGCCCCTATTTGACCTCACAAAGGCATTAATCCCTTTTGGTGAGCGTACCGCAAGCAAGCTTTATGGAGCCAAAGGCTGGGTGGTACATCATCTCACCGATGCCTGGGGCTACACAGCTCCAGCCGATGGGGTACAGGGCATTTGGCCAATGGGATCGGCCTGGATGGCGCAGCACCCCTGGGAACATTATAACTATACTGGCGACCGAGAATTTTTAAAAGTCCAGGCTTATCCTATTATGAAAGGAGCGGCTGAATTTATTTTGGATTTTATGGTCAAAATCCCCCAAGGTAAATCATTTGCCGGTTATTGGACCACCAACCCTTCGCATTCCCCTGAGAATAGTTTTATCCTACCATCGGGTGAAGTTTCCAGTTTTACCTACGGTGCCACCATGGATACACAGATTATCCGCGACCTCCTGCAAAATTGTGTTGAAGCTACAAAGCTCTTAGATTGCGATCCTGATTTCAGACAACGCTGTCAAGCTGCCTTAACCAAACTTATTCCAACACAAATCAGCAAAGAAACAGGTCGCATTATGGAATGGATCGAAGATTATAAAGAGACTGAGGTAAATCACAGGCATACGTCACATTTATTTGGTTTGCATCCGAGCAACCAGATTTCAATCGTTAATACGCCCGAACTAGCCGAAGCTGCAAAAAAGACGCTATTAAGTCGGGGCGATCATGGCACAGGTTGGAGTCTGGCCTGGAAAATCAATATGTGGAATAGATTGCATGACGGAGAACATGCCTACCGCTTATTGTATAACCTGATCAGTGATAAGACACTGCCCAATCTGTTCGATAATCACCCACCCTTCCAGATTGACGGGAACTTTGGCGCAACCGCAGCGATTGCCGAAATGCTGCTGCAAAGTCAGGTCAGGGACAAAAACAACAATTACCTCATCGAGCTGCTACCCGCTTTAAGCCACAACATGGATCAGGGAAGCGTAACCGGACTTAAAGCAAGAGGAAATCGTACGGTGAATATACAGTGGGAAAACGGTAAGCTTAAGAAAGCTGAAATCCTCCCCAGCAGTAATGGTCCGGTCTGTATCAGCTATGCAGGTAAACAGATCGAACGGAATGGAACAAAAGGTACAGCAGTCTTGATTACCCCCGATATGTTTCAATAA
- a CDS encoding GH92 family glycosyl hydrolase has product MLTKNIKRKTNTLLRTLCCCSLLSVSMLKGFSQAKMTKDYVDYVNPYMGNISHLLVPTYPTVHLPNSLLRVYPERGDYTSDRLFGLPLIVTSHRGKSAFNLSPMVKLPGSLKPVQLYSYDQEEIHPYAYSVLLDQENIQVDYALSHQSGMYTFTFPTTSTKYLQFNSQEGKLQWDGQGLSGTQDIGNGTHVYIYAIPESKPVAVKRLQGQQLENATEAVGKNSCMVLEFNQAGTSLRMKYGVSFIDVAQAKANLKREISDFDQKKLAEKGRKIWNDALGKIAVEGDNESNKHVFYTSLYRTYERPVNISEDGRYYSAFDGKVHQDEGKPFFTDDWIWDSYRAHHPLRVLLEPGTESLILNSFVRMSEQMEQPWLPTFPEITGDSRRMNSNHGVATLLDAYRKGVRNFDIKKAYLAAKGAITEKTLAPWSGKAAGKLDEFFKEKGYIPALYPGEKETIPEVNGFERRQPVAVTLGTSYDLWCLAQLAQELGIQADYDLFMKQSFNYRNLFNEQTKFFHPKDDKGNFIMPFDYVFSGGQGAREYYGENNAWIYRWDVQHNIPDLIKLMGGNELFVKYLDEMFQQPLGRSKFDFYAQLPDHTGNVGQFSMANEPALHIPYLYNYAGQPWMTQKRIHKLIGEWFRNDLMGVPGDEDGGGMSAFVVFSQMGFYPVTPGLTSYSIGSPFFQKVSIQLPNGKSFVIIGKNASAKNKYIQSAKLNGQPLNVPQLTHADVLKGGTLEFVMGDSANRNWGN; this is encoded by the coding sequence ATGCTAACGAAGAATATCAAACGTAAAACCAATACATTGTTACGCACACTATGTTGCTGTTCTCTTCTTTCGGTCAGTATGCTAAAAGGTTTTTCCCAAGCTAAAATGACGAAAGATTATGTTGATTATGTCAATCCTTATATGGGAAACATCAGCCATTTATTGGTACCAACCTATCCAACGGTTCACTTGCCAAACAGCCTTTTGCGCGTTTATCCTGAGCGGGGAGACTATACGTCAGACCGTCTGTTTGGTCTGCCGCTTATCGTTACCAGTCATCGTGGAAAATCGGCTTTCAATCTTAGTCCCATGGTGAAATTGCCAGGCAGTTTGAAACCGGTACAACTGTATAGTTACGATCAGGAGGAAATACATCCGTATGCCTATTCGGTGCTATTGGATCAAGAGAATATTCAGGTAGACTATGCGCTGTCGCATCAGTCGGGGATGTATACCTTTACGTTTCCGACAACTTCGACAAAATACCTTCAGTTCAACTCACAGGAAGGGAAACTTCAATGGGACGGACAGGGACTTTCGGGTACACAGGATATTGGTAATGGTACGCACGTGTATATTTATGCTATTCCCGAATCCAAGCCTGTTGCGGTAAAGCGACTGCAGGGGCAACAACTGGAAAATGCAACAGAAGCTGTTGGTAAGAATTCCTGTATGGTATTGGAGTTTAATCAGGCAGGGACTAGCCTGCGCATGAAATATGGCGTTTCATTTATCGATGTCGCACAGGCAAAAGCCAATTTAAAGCGTGAAATCAGCGACTTTGATCAAAAGAAGCTCGCTGAAAAAGGGCGTAAAATATGGAACGACGCTTTAGGTAAAATAGCTGTGGAAGGCGACAATGAGTCTAATAAACATGTGTTTTATACCTCCTTATACCGCACCTATGAACGCCCAGTCAATATTTCTGAGGATGGCCGTTATTATAGTGCGTTCGATGGTAAGGTACATCAGGACGAGGGCAAACCTTTTTTTACCGATGACTGGATCTGGGACTCCTACCGTGCACATCATCCATTACGGGTATTGTTGGAGCCTGGCACAGAATCCTTGATCCTCAATTCTTTTGTCCGGATGTCTGAACAAATGGAGCAGCCTTGGCTGCCTACTTTCCCTGAGATTACCGGTGATAGTCGAAGGATGAATTCCAACCATGGTGTAGCAACTTTGTTGGATGCATACCGCAAAGGCGTGCGTAATTTTGATATCAAGAAAGCCTATCTGGCAGCAAAAGGTGCGATTACAGAAAAGACGCTGGCTCCTTGGTCGGGTAAAGCCGCGGGGAAATTAGACGAATTTTTTAAGGAGAAAGGCTATATTCCAGCATTGTACCCAGGTGAAAAAGAAACGATACCAGAAGTAAACGGTTTTGAACGGAGACAACCTGTCGCTGTAACCTTGGGCACTTCTTATGACTTATGGTGTTTGGCACAGCTTGCTCAAGAATTGGGTATTCAGGCTGATTATGATCTCTTTATGAAGCAATCTTTCAATTATAGAAATCTTTTCAACGAACAGACCAAATTTTTCCATCCCAAAGATGACAAGGGAAATTTTATCATGCCTTTTGATTATGTGTTTTCTGGCGGACAGGGAGCACGCGAGTATTATGGTGAAAACAATGCCTGGATCTATCGCTGGGATGTACAGCACAATATTCCGGATCTGATCAAATTGATGGGGGGAAATGAATTGTTTGTCAAGTACCTCGATGAGATGTTTCAGCAGCCTTTGGGGCGGTCGAAATTTGATTTTTATGCGCAGCTTCCCGATCATACAGGTAATGTTGGACAATTTTCCATGGCGAATGAGCCGGCTTTGCATATTCCTTATCTCTATAATTATGCCGGACAACCTTGGATGACACAGAAACGGATCCATAAACTGATCGGTGAGTGGTTTCGAAACGATCTAATGGGGGTACCTGGCGATGAAGACGGTGGCGGGATGTCTGCTTTTGTGGTCTTTTCCCAAATGGGCTTCTATCCCGTAACACCAGGGCTGACTTCCTACAGCATCGGATCTCCATTTTTTCAGAAAGTGAGCATACAGCTTCCTAATGGCAAGTCTTTTGTCATTATCGGCAAGAATGCATCTGCAAAAAACAAATACATTCAATCGGCGAAATTAAATGGGCAGCCGCTGAACGTTCCACAGTTGACCCATGCCGATGTGCTGAAAGGTGGTACATTGGAATTTGTGATGGGGGATAGCGCAAATCGAAATTGGGGGAACTAA